Within the Emticicia oligotrophica DSM 17448 genome, the region TGAGTTTATCGTAAGTGATTTAAAAACCCAAACACCAGTAACAGTTTATTTGAATACTTTTGATACCGCCAACGACGACATTGCTGGTATTGGAGGTTGGGGTATTGCACAGCCAACAGGTTTTACAAATGGTGCTTTGCATTCTGCACACCCTTATAAAAATGGAGGAAACGAAGACTTACAGTCAAATACGATTGCATTATTGAGAATCCCTATCCAATTAAAACAAGATTTAGATTCGGCAACAATAACTTTTGATGAAGTAGCTTTGGTTGAGCCAGGAGAATCAGGTTCTACATTCGGTGATTCTAATTTTTATGATTACGTAGTGGTTGAAGGGTCGTATGATGGTGGTGCATCATGGATACCGTTCGAAGATGGATATGATGCTTCGAGAGATGCTAGCTGGGAAAAAGCTTTCAATAGTGCTGGAGTTAATGGTACATTTATAGGAGCCGATGGCAAGTCTTATCAGTCTTCAGATTCGAGAGGAACGGCAACTTCAGCTTTATTTAAAACTCATACGATTAAAATGCTTTCATCGGGTGATTTTGCCGCTGGAGATGTAGTTTTAATTCGTTTTAGACTATTTGCTGATGAATTAACTTATGGATGGGGCTGGGTTATTGATAACCTGAAAGTTCAAGTACCGCCACCACCACCAGTTTTAGCAACCGAACAAAGTGCTGAACGAGTACTGACACTTACGCCAAATCCGAGTCCAGATGAAATCTTGATTTCAACAAATTTGGCAAAACCAGGCCGTGTTAAAATGGAAGTGCTTAGTTCGAAGGGGGTAAAAGTCATGGAAAGAGAGTTTTTACCTGAAGTAAACACTTTCAATCAGAAAATTGATTTGAGAGACCTCACCGTGGGTACATATATGGTTAGATTATATACTGAAAACGGAGTTGTTGTAAAACGCTTTGTAGTAAATAAATAATCAATCAATCGCTTCATTTAGCCGTAGAAGTTTGTTTTGAGCTTCTACGGCTTTTTGTTTACCCAAAGTTTCTGTAAATTGGGGCATATAATCGTATTTTCTCAATAAGCTCATGATATTTATGCGTAAAGTTTTAGTAATCATATTTGTTTCATTCATTAGCATTTCTTGTAAAACCTCACAAAATATTTATAGTAAATCGCCTTATGCCAAGATGATTGATACATCGAGTATCTTATCGCAGAGTATGACGGGCATGGCTTTGTTTGATTTGAGTGAACAAAAGATGATTTTCGAACGTAATGCAAGTCGTTATTTTACTCCCGCATCTAATACTAAGCTTTTTACTTTTTATGCATGTCTAAAAACACTTAGCGATTCAATTCCTGCTCTTCGCTATGAAATTAAAGCTGATTCTTTGATTTTTTGGGGAACTGGCGACCCAACTTTCTTTCATCCAGATTTGACAAGCACCAAGACTTTCGACTTATTGAAAGCCTATAAACATACGAAAAAGTTCTATTTTTCAGATGGAAATTTTACTAATCCTTATTTTGGTTCGGGTTGGGCTTGGGATGATTATAATAGCTATTATACCGTAGAGATGTCACCGCTACCAATGTATGGTAATATTGTGCGTGCAAAAGTCGAAAATGGCGAAATAAAGCCCCAACCAAGTATTTTTGAAAATACGTTTTATAAAAAAGATACAGGATACGAAATAGAAAGAACACCAGCCGATAATCAGTTTTTATTACCTAAATCGCTGTTGAATAAGCCTAATTATCAGCAAGATATTCCCGTTAAAACCTCAACGGCTTTAACTCAACAACTATTGATGGATACTTTGCGTAGAAATGTGAGTTTATTAAAAATCCCAGTTTCTACTACCGCAAAAACTATTTATAGCATGCCTACTGAGCCTGTGTATAGATTAATGATGCAAGAAAGCGATAATATGCTCGCCGAACAGTTGCTTTTACTTTGCGGAACAACACTAAAAGACTCAATTAATTCTTCATTTGTGATAAAATCAATCAAAGAAAAATACTTGCAAGACTTGCCTGATGCTCCGAAATGGGTCGATGGTTCGGGGCTTTCAAGATATAATTTATTTACGCCTCGTTCGATTATAAAGCTTTTGGAAAAAATCTACGCCGAAATTCCTCAAGAAAAACTGTTTTCTATCATGGCTATTGGCGGAAAGGCTGGTACGGTGAAAAACATGTTTAAAACCGAGGGAGAACCTTTTGTTTTTGCCAAGACAGGTTCGTTGAGTGGCGTGTATAATTTAAGTGGCTATTTAATTACAAAGAAAGGCAAAATCATGTTGTTTAGCTTAATGAATAATAACTTCACGAAACCAACAAGCGTAGTAAGGAAAGAAGTAGAAAAGATTTTATTGGAAGTAAGGAATAGGGAGTGAAAACTCCCCATTTTTTTTAATGCTTGATTGCTTTCAAGGCTTCTTGACGAAGCTTTTGTGCTGTATGAAACTCTCCAGTGTGGCTCCAGCCCGGTGGCATAAATATATAAGCTATTTTATTTTTAAGGCCAGGTGCCGAACGTACATCTTTCCAAAGACTAAGAATCTCACCAAAATACACATCAGTAAAACTGTTTGCATCTATCGGACGAGTGATACCATAATCTACTGGTACTTGCTCTTCTTCTTTTTGATAAGTTTTGAAAATTATATCCCAAACATTAATAATCGAACAAAAGTTGGTGTCCATGTATAAAGGGTTCCTACCGTGATGTACACGGTGGTGTGATGGTGTTAGAATAAATCTTTCTAGGAAACCTAATCTAGCGTTTTTAAGACTTCGCTCACTAATATGCACAAAAGCTCCCCAAATGCTATCAATAATCATAATTGTAAAAAGCATGAGCGGCTGTACGCCTAAAAGCATACAAAACATAGCTGCGAAAAACTCAGTGTAGAGGTTTTCAACAAAAAAAGTAGTAAGCGTGATAGACGCGTTTAAATCTTCTGAGGCATGGTGCACAGAATGGAAACACCATAATAGGCGGACTTTGTGCGTCAGGTAGTGTCGAATAAAATTATTTAGTTCATATACCAAATAGCTGTATATAAACCAATACCACGTTATACTTGTATGAATAATGGCATACTTTTGGAAGATACCTATCGCAATAAGTAATACAGAAATACCTATTAATCTGCTCATTACTCTATTAGTAAGAATAATGAGAAATGGCACCTTATAGCTCTCTTTTCTGAACCCATGTTGAATGAACAACCATAGAATTTCAAAAATAATGATTAAGGGAGTAATAGGGGAAATGAATGTGAGAAAGCCCTCAAAGGTTAGTAATGCGTGATAATTGCCGGAATGGATGATATCTACCAAACCATTAATTCTAAAAAAAATTAAAAGTTCACTAATTAAATCTTTAATTATACTCATTATAAGGAAAAGTGATTAGAAATACAACAGCAAAGTAACTATTCTTTAATAGTTACAAAATCGTTTAAACTTTAAATACTGACGTTTTTAGTTAGGAAAAGGTTGGATGACTTTTGCTTATTTGACATAAAAATAAGCAAAAGTAACTTTTGAGTAACTGATGATATGTAGTTTTTGTAACTAAATTAATAAATTTTAATCTTTATTAATGAATTATTGGGTGAAATAGTCAATTTTTTAATTCCTCTTTAAGGAAATAACCTGTATAACTACCTTTTACCATTGCTACTTGTTCGGGTGTGCCTTCGCCTACAATAGTACCGCCTTTACTACCTCCTTCTGGGCCAACATCAATAATATGGTCGGCTACTTTTATCACATCAAGGTTGTGTTCAATGATGAGTACCGTATTACCCTTATCAGCTAATTTTTGTAAGACTTCAAGTAATTTTTGAATATCACGGAAATGTAAACCAGTGGTAGGTTCATCAAGAATATAAATGGTTTTGCCTGTATCTTTTTTCGAGAGTTCTTCTGCTAGTTTTACTCGTTGAGCTTCTCCTCCCGAAAGTGTAGTGGCGTGCTGTCCGAGCGTAATATAACCCAAACCTACCTCATTAAGAATTTGAACTTTTCTATTAATTTTCGGAATGCTCTCAAAAAACTCAACTGCTTGCTCAACGGTCATATCAAGCACATCAGCAATTGATTTTCCTTTGTATCTTACCTCTAAAGTTTCACGATTGAAACGTTTTCCTTTACAAGTTTCACAAGCTACGTGTACATCAGGCAAAAACTCCATTTCGATTTTTTTCATTCCTGCTCCTTCACAATCCTCACAACGGCCACCTTTTACATTGAAAGAAAAACGACCTGGCTTGTAACCCCTAATTTTTGCTTCAGGAAGCTCAGCAAAAAGCGTTCGGATTTCTGAAAACATACCTGTATAGGTAGCAGGATTACTACGTGGTGTACGACCAATCGGACTTTGGTCAACTTCAATAACCTTATCTAAATGCTCTAAACCTTCAATGGCTTTATGAGAAAGAGGCTCTCTTTTGGCGTTATAAAAGTGTTTATTTAGTACAGGAAATAGGGTTTCATGAATCAAAGAAGACTTTCCACTTCCACTCACACCTGTTACACAAATCATTTTACCCAAAGGTAGTTTCAGCGTAACGTTTTTTAGGTTATGACCAGTAGCTCCTTTGATAACTAAAAATTTGCCATTTCCTTTACGGCGTTCGGCTGGAATTTCAATTTTTGAGCGTCCACTCAAATAATCAGAGGTAATACTGCGATTCTCTATAAATTCTTTCGGTGTCCCTTTACCGACAATTGTACCCCCATGACGTCCAGCCCCCGGCCCTATATCAAGAATATAATCTGATTCGAGCATCATGTCTTTGTCGTGTTCTACAACCAAAACCGTATTGCCTAAATCTCTTAAATCTTTCAGTGCTTGGATAAGTTTGACGTTATCTCTTTGGTGTAAACCAATACTTGGTTCATCCATGATATAAAGTACACCAACTAATTGCGTTCCAATTTGCGTAGCCAAACGAATACGCTGTGATTCTCCGCCTGACAGTGTGCGTAATGGACGATTTAGGGTAAGGTAATCTAATCCAATACCCATCAAGAATCCAATTCTTTTGCGAATTTCTTTCAAAATCTCCTTGGCAATAACATTCTGGCGGTCAGATAAGCGGGTTTCTAAATCAGTGAACCATTCCGATAATTCTCGGATGTCCATTTCGGCTAATTCAGCAATATTTCTTTGGGCAATTTTAAAGTGTAGTGACTCCTTTTTTAATCGTTGTCCTTCGCAATCTGGACAAGTCTTAATAACCAAAAAATCACGAACCCATTCTTGAATTTTATCATTATCTGAATCTTGCTGACGTTTCAAAAATGTAATTACGCCCTCGAATGTAGAGTTCCATTCGGTGCCGGGATATTTTTTTGATGGAACAGGCAGTGGCGTTTCACTACCATAGAGAATTGTTTTGAGTGCTTCTTCTGGAATTTTCTCAATAGGTGTTGAAATATTTGATTTGTAGGCTTTCAAAATTACTTCTATTTGCTTGAAAATCCATAAATCACGGTATTCTCCTAATGGGGCGATTCCACCACGTGTAATACTCAAACTACGGTCAGGCATAATTGACTCTTCCGTAATTTCTTCGATAGTACCTAAACCATTACAAGTTGGACAAGCTCCATAAGGAGAGTTGAATGAAAAACTGTTAGGAGAAGGGTCTTCGTAC harbors:
- a CDS encoding sterol desaturase family protein — its product is MSRLIGISVLLIAIGIFQKYAIIHTSITWYWFIYSYLVYELNNFIRHYLTHKVRLLWCFHSVHHASEDLNASITLTTFFVENLYTEFFAAMFCMLLGVQPLMLFTIMIIDSIWGAFVHISERSLKNARLGFLERFILTPSHHRVHHGRNPLYMDTNFCSIINVWDIIFKTYQKEEEQVPVDYGITRPIDANSFTDVYFGEILSLWKDVRSAPGLKNKIAYIFMPPGWSHTGEFHTAQKLRQEALKAIKH
- a CDS encoding D-alanyl-D-alanine carboxypeptidase/D-alanyl-D-alanine-endopeptidase codes for the protein MRKVLVIIFVSFISISCKTSQNIYSKSPYAKMIDTSSILSQSMTGMALFDLSEQKMIFERNASRYFTPASNTKLFTFYACLKTLSDSIPALRYEIKADSLIFWGTGDPTFFHPDLTSTKTFDLLKAYKHTKKFYFSDGNFTNPYFGSGWAWDDYNSYYTVEMSPLPMYGNIVRAKVENGEIKPQPSIFENTFYKKDTGYEIERTPADNQFLLPKSLLNKPNYQQDIPVKTSTALTQQLLMDTLRRNVSLLKIPVSTTAKTIYSMPTEPVYRLMMQESDNMLAEQLLLLCGTTLKDSINSSFVIKSIKEKYLQDLPDAPKWVDGSGLSRYNLFTPRSIIKLLEKIYAEIPQEKLFSIMAIGGKAGTVKNMFKTEGEPFVFAKTGSLSGVYNLSGYLITKKGKIMLFSLMNNNFTKPTSVVRKEVEKILLEVRNRE
- the uvrA gene encoding excinuclease ABC subunit UvrA; this translates as MSDKKLNDIDLTGYEQIEVLGAREHNLKNIDAIIPRNKLVVITGISGSGKSSLAFDTIYAEGQRRYMESFSAYARSFIGNMERPDVDKINGLSPVISIEQKTTSKNPRSTVGTTTEIYDFLRLFYARAGEAFSYITGNRMVKQTQDQIIDQILQQFENQKVILLAPIVKGRKGHYRELFVQIAKLGFTKVRVDGEILDINPKMQLDRYKIHDIEIVIDRVVPKIEDRYRLSQSVGIALKQGKGSMMLLDSNNQTQYFSQNLTDPESGISYEDPSPNSFSFNSPYGACPTCNGLGTIEEITEESIMPDRSLSITRGGIAPLGEYRDLWIFKQIEVILKAYKSNISTPIEKIPEEALKTILYGSETPLPVPSKKYPGTEWNSTFEGVITFLKRQQDSDNDKIQEWVRDFLVIKTCPDCEGQRLKKESLHFKIAQRNIAELAEMDIRELSEWFTDLETRLSDRQNVIAKEILKEIRKRIGFLMGIGLDYLTLNRPLRTLSGGESQRIRLATQIGTQLVGVLYIMDEPSIGLHQRDNVKLIQALKDLRDLGNTVLVVEHDKDMMLESDYILDIGPGAGRHGGTIVGKGTPKEFIENRSITSDYLSGRSKIEIPAERRKGNGKFLVIKGATGHNLKNVTLKLPLGKMICVTGVSGSGKSSLIHETLFPVLNKHFYNAKREPLSHKAIEGLEHLDKVIEVDQSPIGRTPRSNPATYTGMFSEIRTLFAELPEAKIRGYKPGRFSFNVKGGRCEDCEGAGMKKIEMEFLPDVHVACETCKGKRFNRETLEVRYKGKSIADVLDMTVEQAVEFFESIPKINRKVQILNEVGLGYITLGQHATTLSGGEAQRVKLAEELSKKDTGKTIYILDEPTTGLHFRDIQKLLEVLQKLADKGNTVLIIEHNLDVIKVADHIIDVGPEGGSKGGTIVGEGTPEQVAMVKGSYTGYFLKEELKN